One region of Turicibacter bilis genomic DNA includes:
- a CDS encoding ABC transporter permease yields the protein MNRYSLLIIVGVMVGYELAVEIVDKPIILPSILLIFTELYRIIFSSSFVSIIWATLVRTMMTFSCVFIISLILGVFSGYFKIIRLLLSPIVTFLRTVPTISVTIILLIWFGRDLGPIMIMALVIFPLLYELIGGAMNDIDPDLLDVCLLFGATHFETFKALYYPQLLKILSSGVQATIGLSFKVMVMAEVMGQSQVGIGQQLNYEKTYLNMPAVFAWTIVLILLVMFFEIIIGYLIKRLIRHLDA from the coding sequence ATGAATCGGTATAGTCTGTTAATTATTGTAGGGGTAATGGTTGGTTATGAGTTAGCAGTCGAGATAGTAGATAAACCTATTATTTTACCTTCTATCTTGTTGATTTTTACTGAGTTATACCGAATTATTTTTAGTTCTTCTTTTGTGAGTATTATTTGGGCAACGTTAGTGAGGACGATGATGACGTTTAGCTGTGTTTTTATCATTAGTTTGATACTAGGTGTGTTTTCTGGGTATTTTAAAATCATCCGACTGCTATTGTCTCCGATAGTGACCTTTTTACGGACGGTGCCTACGATTTCTGTGACGATTATTTTATTGATTTGGTTTGGTCGTGACTTGGGGCCAATTATGATTATGGCGCTCGTTATCTTTCCACTGTTGTATGAATTAATAGGAGGAGCTATGAATGATATTGATCCTGATTTGTTGGACGTTTGTTTGTTATTTGGAGCCACTCATTTTGAAACATTTAAGGCCCTATATTATCCACAACTTTTAAAAATACTGAGTAGTGGGGTTCAGGCTACTATTGGGTTGTCTTTTAAAGTGATGGTCATGGCTGAGGTTATGGGACAAAGTCAGGTTGGAATTGGCCAACAATTAAACTATGAAAAGACGTATTTAAATATGCCAGCTGTCTTTGCTTGGACAATTGTGCTGATCCTATTAGTTATGTTTTTTGAGATAATCATTGGCTACTTAATAAAAAGATTAATTCGTCATCTTGATGCCTGA
- a CDS encoding S1 RNA-binding domain-containing protein yields MSITAGQKLNGKITSVKKFGAFVELENGKSGLVHISELSEKFVEKVEDVVSVGQEVTVRVKEVTPEGKINLSMKPARPEKPARPALDLDKAITNFLKDSDEKQSALKKNMKTQRRRSN; encoded by the coding sequence ATGTCAATCACAGCTGGTCAAAAGTTAAATGGTAAAATCACGAGTGTGAAGAAGTTCGGTGCATTTGTGGAATTAGAAAATGGAAAATCAGGACTTGTACACATTAGTGAGTTATCTGAAAAATTCGTAGAAAAAGTTGAAGATGTTGTCAGCGTGGGTCAAGAAGTAACTGTGCGCGTTAAAGAGGTGACACCAGAAGGGAAAATTAACCTTTCAATGAAACCAGCTCGCCCAGAAAAGCCAGCTCGTCCAGCTTTAGACCTAGATAAAGCAATCACTAATTTCTTAAAAGATAGCGATGAAAAACAATCGGCTCTTAAAAAGAACATGAAAACACAACGTCGTCGTTCTAACTAA
- the yabQ gene encoding spore cortex biosynthesis protein YabQ, giving the protein MSLSVQFQFMIHVLLYGIFIGVTLDFVCIVKEIFFNYYMQWAIIILYWLIQVPLTFVYIYNVNEGIFHLYILIFLIVGAIIYFKFLKQPLHRDLEMLGESLFTIAHFIKKVVNILVISPIMFIYKLVSDIIMLFLRILKLLFYTPLAKLGKWMSSKKKERRRGKKKTNLNTEEE; this is encoded by the coding sequence ATGAGTTTATCAGTTCAGTTTCAATTCATGATTCATGTCCTATTGTATGGAATTTTTATTGGTGTGACATTAGATTTTGTTTGCATCGTAAAGGAGATTTTCTTTAATTATTACATGCAATGGGCCATTATTATTTTATATTGGTTAATTCAAGTGCCCCTCACTTTTGTTTATATATATAATGTCAATGAAGGTATCTTTCATCTGTACATTTTAATTTTCTTAATTGTTGGAGCTATCATTTACTTTAAATTCTTAAAACAACCACTGCATCGTGATCTAGAAATGCTAGGAGAAAGTTTATTCACAATTGCACACTTTATAAAAAAAGTAGTGAATATCTTAGTAATTTCACCCATTATGTTTATTTACAAGCTTGTTTCTGATATAATAATGTTGTTTCTTAGAATCTTAAAGCTTTTATTTTATACGCCTTTAGCTAAATTGGGAAAATGGATGTCAAGTAAGAAGAAGGAGAGACGACGTGGCAAAAAGAAAACTAACCTTAATACAGAAGAAGAATAG
- a CDS encoding FtsB family cell division protein — MAKRKLTLIQKKNRKRRRQLLYRRALTMSLLIGFFIVAGAFMYTGRLAKLTEAKENLAAYQQQYDELIAKQEYYRNEISKLENEDYIAKLAREKYFKSEEGEILFKLPKEQE, encoded by the coding sequence GTGGCAAAAAGAAAACTAACCTTAATACAGAAGAAGAATAGAAAAAGAAGAAGACAATTGCTCTATCGTCGTGCTTTAACGATGAGTCTTTTAATAGGATTCTTTATCGTAGCGGGAGCTTTTATGTACACAGGACGTCTAGCTAAACTTACTGAAGCTAAAGAAAATTTAGCCGCATACCAACAACAATATGATGAGTTAATCGCAAAACAGGAATATTATCGCAATGAAATAAGCAAACTTGAAAATGAAGATTATATTGCTAAGCTTGCACGCGAGAAGTATTTCAAATCTGAGGAAGGCGAAATATTATTTAAGCTTCCAAAAGAACAAGAATAA
- a CDS encoding ABC transporter substrate-binding protein — MKRFLAIFIFILGLVGCANEDQQSKTPPTTTPEVVEQNQTNDSGEEIKLTPQFDPISFDMLVPSGSTAMALAHLVATTPQLGDHVTYTVQPYVQGSDPLVAAFTSETSQVIVAPTNLGATLYQKELPYQLVATLVWGNLYLISNEELTFDDLAGRKITAFGQGSTPDIVLQTILDEKGILDSVEVEYLASVSDVQSMFAAGEIDVAVIAEPSLSVLKTKIENVNVVVDFQEQWGELYGVTSYPQASLFVHKDLIENHPEVIEPLLAQVETSVKFANQSPAEMAKEAIETGLEMPEPIITASAPNSNLMFKTAEEAKEEIELYLEKLYEFDPKTVGGALPEDDFYYLIK; from the coding sequence ATGAAAAGATTTTTAGCGATTTTTATTTTTATATTAGGATTAGTAGGGTGTGCGAATGAAGATCAGCAGAGTAAAACACCACCAACTACAACACCTGAAGTCGTTGAACAAAATCAAACAAATGATTCAGGTGAGGAAATAAAATTAACACCTCAATTTGATCCTATATCATTTGATATGTTAGTGCCGAGTGGCTCAACAGCGATGGCACTCGCTCATTTAGTGGCGACAACACCTCAGCTAGGCGATCATGTTACTTATACCGTGCAACCATATGTTCAAGGAAGTGATCCGCTAGTAGCAGCTTTCACGTCTGAGACATCACAGGTTATTGTCGCACCAACAAATTTAGGGGCGACACTTTATCAAAAAGAGCTGCCTTATCAATTAGTCGCGACTTTAGTTTGGGGGAATTTATATTTAATTAGTAATGAGGAGTTAACATTTGATGATTTAGCGGGAAGAAAAATTACAGCCTTTGGTCAAGGAAGTACGCCCGATATTGTGTTACAGACGATTTTAGACGAAAAAGGAATACTTGATTCTGTCGAGGTTGAATATTTAGCAAGTGTTTCTGATGTTCAATCTATGTTTGCAGCGGGAGAAATTGATGTAGCTGTGATTGCTGAGCCCTCATTATCTGTTTTAAAAACAAAAATAGAAAATGTGAACGTTGTTGTTGATTTTCAAGAGCAATGGGGAGAGCTATATGGCGTGACTTCTTATCCACAAGCGAGTCTATTCGTGCATAAAGATTTAATTGAAAATCATCCAGAGGTCATTGAACCTTTATTAGCACAGGTAGAAACAAGCGTTAAGTTTGCGAATCAGTCACCAGCTGAGATGGCAAAAGAAGCAATTGAGACAGGACTTGAGATGCCAGAACCCATCATTACAGCATCAGCCCCAAATTCTAATTTAATGTTTAAAACAGCGGAAGAAGCAAAAGAAGAGATTGAACTTTATTTAGAAAAACTATATGAATTTGATCCGAAGACAGTAGGCGGTGCATTACCGGAAGATGATTTTTATTATTTAATAAAATAA
- the yabP gene encoding sporulation protein YabP: MNIYEKESYMKQKPSTLLGYHQVSMKERKLMDVTGIKKLLSFDSELFTIDTTMGILTVRGMDLELKNLDLEKGELSIIGYITGYEYDDFGMVGEDSKGIFSKLFK; this comes from the coding sequence ATGAACATTTATGAGAAAGAGTCTTATATGAAGCAAAAACCAAGCACACTATTAGGTTATCATCAAGTGTCAATGAAGGAGCGTAAATTGATGGATGTCACTGGTATTAAGAAGTTATTAAGCTTTGATAGCGAGTTATTTACGATTGACACAACAATGGGGATTTTAACGGTGAGGGGTATGGATTTAGAGCTTAAAAATCTAGATCTTGAAAAAGGAGAGCTATCGATTATTGGGTATATCACTGGTTATGAATATGATGATTTTGGCATGGTTGGTGAAGACTCAAAAGGAATCTTTAGCAAATTATTTAAATAA
- a CDS encoding RNA-binding S4 domain-containing protein: MRLDKYLKVSRLVKRRTLAKEVADKGRIEINGKVAKSSSTVKVGDELTLYYGNKILKVRVTDIKDSTKKQDAAYMYEIISEERIERPSLDEVTGIEIFE; the protein is encoded by the coding sequence ATGCGTTTAGATAAATATTTAAAAGTGTCTCGTTTAGTGAAACGTCGTACGTTAGCAAAAGAAGTGGCTGATAAAGGACGTATTGAGATTAATGGGAAAGTCGCAAAATCAAGCTCAACGGTTAAAGTTGGTGATGAGTTGACTTTATACTATGGCAATAAAATTTTAAAAGTCCGTGTAACAGATATTAAAGATTCAACGAAAAAACAAGATGCGGCTTATATGTATGAAATTATTTCAGAAGAGCGTATCGAGCGCCCATCTTTAGATGAAGTAACAGGAATCGAAATTTTTGAATAA
- a CDS encoding GNAT family N-acetyltransferase, giving the protein MKLETENLILYPLTKSLIQQILNDEVMDYSTKEWLTEDNRTLLTWMYEELYAFIPPKMGFTSWIFIEKSTNQVIGDGGYKGNPDSRGEIEIGYEIIESKRQKGYATEAIEALLEWTLTQDEVKSIIAKCHYKNIPSQSLLDKLGFKLIGEEDEMDLYQIKLEENSFLSISKYVMTGIITACIIIPIAKVVKHIKKSK; this is encoded by the coding sequence ATGAAACTAGAAACCGAAAACTTAATTCTTTATCCACTGACTAAATCACTCATTCAACAAATTTTAAATGATGAAGTGATGGACTACTCAACAAAAGAATGGCTAACAGAAGATAACCGTACACTTTTAACGTGGATGTACGAAGAACTTTACGCCTTCATCCCACCAAAAATGGGCTTCACTTCATGGATTTTCATTGAAAAATCAACTAACCAAGTCATTGGTGATGGTGGATATAAAGGAAATCCTGATTCACGTGGTGAAATTGAAATTGGATATGAAATCATCGAATCTAAACGTCAAAAAGGCTACGCGACAGAGGCCATCGAAGCCCTTCTAGAGTGGACTCTGACTCAAGATGAAGTCAAATCAATTATTGCTAAATGCCACTACAAAAACATCCCTTCCCAAAGCTTACTTGATAAACTTGGTTTCAAATTAATTGGTGAAGAGGATGAAATGGACCTTTATCAAATTAAATTAGAAGAAAATTCATTTTTAAGTATTAGTAAATACGTTATGACAGGAATAATTACTGCATGTATAATTATTCCAATCGCTAAAGTAGTCAAACATATCAAAAAATCGAAATAA
- a CDS encoding SAM-dependent methyltransferase: MIYIVGLGAGDESQLTLGVVAKLKSGLPLFLRTAEHPMINFLEENEIEYRAFDDVYMKHETFEAVYEEIIETIKEEAKKGDLIYATPGHPCVAEYAVKRLVAETEAVIIGGQSFLDPMFAALAIDPIEGLQVMDALDFDYEAIAPKQHLIVPQVFDQLTASNLKLDLMEVYDDEYEVCIVKAAGSNIAELKWVKLYELDHNFKLDNLTTIYVPPMK, translated from the coding sequence ATGATTTACATTGTAGGACTTGGAGCTGGGGATGAGTCTCAGTTAACGTTAGGCGTAGTAGCTAAATTAAAATCTGGCTTACCATTATTTTTAAGAACAGCAGAACATCCAATGATTAATTTCTTAGAGGAAAATGAAATTGAGTATCGTGCCTTTGATGATGTTTATATGAAGCATGAAACATTTGAGGCTGTTTATGAAGAAATTATTGAAACCATTAAAGAAGAAGCCAAAAAAGGAGATTTAATTTATGCGACACCAGGTCATCCTTGTGTGGCTGAATATGCAGTGAAACGTTTAGTGGCTGAAACAGAGGCAGTAATTATTGGAGGACAAAGTTTCTTAGATCCGATGTTTGCTGCACTTGCCATTGATCCAATTGAAGGGCTACAAGTGATGGATGCATTAGACTTTGATTATGAAGCGATTGCTCCTAAACAACATTTAATTGTTCCTCAAGTATTCGACCAATTAACAGCATCAAATTTAAAGTTAGATTTAATGGAAGTTTATGATGATGAGTATGAGGTTTGTATCGTTAAAGCAGCGGGAAGTAACATCGCCGAATTAAAATGGGTTAAACTTTATGAATTAGATCATAACTTCAAATTGGATAATTTAACAACTATTTATGTTCCACCTATGAAATAG
- a CDS encoding prenyltransferase produces the protein MRNKSFFQRAYTVMEIRTGFATGLPVLSGGLFGAYLAGHLKLIPLLLMFVTGFCLNIVANVSNEIRAYLKNEENENTFTHHAGSEGLVRGDATFKDSIIVLLFFLGISGLSGITLVLITNNFNILAIGILSVIAAVCYSLGPKPYIVYPVGELVSGLFVGAISTIVSAYLQTDVLNAPIIIYSIIPMIMTIFLMSTNNTSDYEKDKGTRTTLPHVIGFRNSIKIIIPEALIMIAAWLSLYAMGSITLLMLVTGFLIFYYYGYVRWYKDYYQIKEHYPTMERDWGPRPLLLIYSFNIILGLEFFAYLLLQ, from the coding sequence ATGAGAAATAAAAGCTTTTTCCAGCGCGCCTATACTGTCATGGAAATTCGTACAGGATTTGCAACTGGGCTTCCTGTTTTAAGTGGCGGATTATTTGGGGCGTACTTAGCTGGACACTTGAAACTAATTCCACTTCTCTTAATGTTTGTCACTGGATTTTGTCTAAATATCGTGGCAAATGTTTCAAATGAAATTCGTGCTTATCTAAAAAATGAAGAAAATGAGAATACTTTCACTCATCATGCTGGAAGTGAAGGACTCGTACGCGGTGATGCAACGTTCAAAGATAGTATCATTGTCTTACTATTTTTCTTAGGAATCAGTGGATTGTCTGGAATTACCCTTGTTTTAATCACAAATAATTTTAATATTCTAGCGATTGGAATTTTAAGTGTCATTGCCGCTGTTTGCTACTCACTTGGGCCAAAACCTTATATTGTTTATCCAGTTGGTGAGCTTGTTTCAGGACTCTTTGTTGGAGCTATTAGCACCATCGTTTCAGCTTACTTACAAACAGATGTTCTTAACGCCCCGATTATTATCTATTCCATTATTCCAATGATTATGACCATCTTCTTAATGTCAACGAACAATACTTCAGATTATGAAAAAGATAAAGGAACTCGCACGACTTTACCTCATGTCATTGGATTTAGAAATTCAATTAAAATCATTATCCCTGAAGCTTTAATCATGATTGCCGCCTGGCTATCTCTTTACGCTATGGGGAGTATTACCCTCCTTATGCTTGTCACAGGTTTTTTAATTTTCTATTACTACGGATATGTCCGTTGGTATAAAGACTACTATCAAATTAAAGAACACTATCCGACAATGGAGCGTGACTGGGGACCACGTCCATTACTTTTAATTTACAGTTTCAATATCATCTTAGGTTTAGAATTCTTTGCTTACCTATTACTTCAATAA
- a CDS encoding oligosaccharide flippase family protein, giving the protein MKSGWMKGTMILTITAFFVKLLSLLYKVPYQNISGDEGLYVFQQVYPLIGIYTTLNGVVLPTIIAELLLTYQYSEDIKRYIKNSLWIFGLVSFIGLFLGSHLIAYTMGDMQLSWPIRMVGLAFLLIPTISYWRGVAQTRAETIHVVGYSSTIEQLIRVMAIIVALVMVQGQNVYKLAYFAYLGGLFGPLLAIAYLMIKKLDDSPRIYLKMTHRPHFFKKSVYLFLSAGILIIFQLIDSFFVFNSLVNSGVPALEAMSLKGSFDRGLPIIQTVTVFTSAIVSSTVPQMAGVRDSKERKKVFNASLFMVIALSIPACVGLFSVVDELNIALFKDSNGIGALKLLTLQVLFYPFIFLCTAIMQQEEQYSKLLAAVLGGVLVKVVLTGPLTQSLGICGTAIASVASLAMMALINLCQFRKMMYKKSFFNLLKVSFSTAGLWLVLAYLEPQIPNILSGLDDVRVYNVISLAIQVGAGVLVYSLIMGIFLMTSQVASKGAKRRKKPAKKQTATKRKPAEL; this is encoded by the coding sequence ATGAAATCGGGTTGGATGAAAGGGACGATGATTTTAACAATCACGGCTTTTTTTGTTAAGCTATTAAGTTTGCTGTATAAAGTGCCGTATCAAAATATTTCAGGTGATGAAGGATTATACGTTTTTCAACAAGTTTATCCTTTAATCGGGATTTATACGACATTAAATGGAGTGGTATTACCAACGATTATTGCGGAATTATTATTAACGTATCAATATAGTGAGGATATTAAGCGGTATATTAAAAATTCATTATGGATTTTTGGTCTTGTGTCATTTATAGGATTATTTCTAGGTAGCCATTTGATTGCTTATACGATGGGCGATATGCAATTGAGTTGGCCGATTCGGATGGTTGGTTTAGCGTTCTTACTAATTCCTACTATTTCTTATTGGCGAGGAGTTGCTCAAACGAGGGCAGAAACGATTCATGTTGTGGGCTATTCTTCAACCATTGAGCAGCTGATCCGAGTGATGGCGATTATTGTTGCTTTAGTGATGGTTCAAGGACAAAATGTTTATAAGTTAGCTTATTTTGCGTATTTAGGTGGGCTCTTTGGTCCATTACTTGCAATTGCTTATTTAATGATTAAAAAGTTGGACGATAGTCCAAGGATTTATTTAAAGATGACTCATCGCCCGCATTTCTTTAAGAAAAGTGTTTATTTATTCTTAAGTGCAGGAATCTTAATTATTTTCCAATTAATCGATAGTTTCTTTGTGTTTAATTCACTTGTTAATAGTGGGGTGCCTGCATTAGAAGCCATGTCACTTAAAGGGAGTTTTGATCGAGGATTACCAATTATTCAGACAGTGACTGTCTTTACGAGTGCGATTGTCTCATCAACTGTTCCACAAATGGCAGGAGTAAGAGATTCGAAGGAACGTAAAAAGGTGTTTAATGCTTCATTATTTATGGTCATTGCATTATCAATCCCAGCTTGCGTGGGGTTGTTTAGTGTCGTAGATGAGCTAAATATTGCGTTATTTAAAGATTCAAATGGGATTGGAGCATTGAAGTTATTAACATTACAGGTTTTATTTTATCCATTTATTTTCTTATGCACAGCCATTATGCAGCAGGAAGAACAATATTCGAAATTATTAGCAGCTGTTTTGGGAGGTGTACTAGTTAAAGTCGTATTGACAGGACCATTAACTCAAAGTTTAGGTATTTGTGGAACAGCTATTGCATCAGTTGCTTCACTGGCAATGATGGCACTGATAAATTTATGTCAGTTTAGAAAGATGATGTATAAGAAGTCATTCTTTAATTTATTAAAAGTAAGCTTTTCAACAGCTGGGCTTTGGCTAGTATTAGCATATTTAGAACCACAGATTCCGAATATTTTATCTGGATTAGATGATGTACGTGTATATAATGTTATTTCATTGGCAATTCAAGTTGGAGCTGGTGTGTTAGTCTATAGTCTGATTATGGGAATTTTCTTAATGACCTCACAGGTCGCTTCTAAAGGGGCCAAACGTCGAAAGAAACCTGCTAAGAAGCAAACAGCTACCAAAAGAAAGCCAGCAGAATTGTAA
- a CDS encoding NAD(P)/FAD-dependent oxidoreductase, with product MRMTGDSPLWTKNIEEGTTYPPLSQDIKTDIVIVGGGTTGALTAHYFMKQGLNCVLVEKNQIAHQSTAASTAILQYEIDLGLNRLMSMVGEQNAQQAFLFGYQAVMEMSQIVKEINSNCDFTFKPCFLYTQDPRKVDYMADECKSRQAIGIHCELFTSETHQNEFSFNFEVGVYSHYGAAIINPVQFTRDLIDYNVKKGLQVFENTNIVDYNLSSRQSVLITEQEFTITADKVIICTGYDALEWFKHEKPFYTLSRSFAVLTKPVENFHGWKEACIIRDDQDPYTYIRPTLSNSIIIGGEDLEIDDLDGEVANMGDRHPLALQQYHQLLRRVRRMFPQIENIKTDCWFHGLFVDTKDGLPFIGKHPDYPGAYFNLGYGSNGMLYSLIGAKLISQDVAGKNPKELEIFKFNRY from the coding sequence ATGAGAATGACAGGAGACAGTCCATTATGGACTAAAAACATCGAAGAAGGAACAACGTATCCTCCTCTATCACAAGACATTAAAACTGACATTGTTATCGTCGGTGGTGGAACAACAGGAGCGCTAACAGCTCATTATTTTATGAAACAAGGCCTAAACTGTGTCTTAGTTGAAAAAAATCAAATTGCACACCAATCAACTGCAGCTTCAACTGCCATTTTACAATATGAAATCGATTTAGGGTTAAATCGATTAATGTCGATGGTTGGTGAACAGAATGCACAACAGGCCTTTCTATTTGGTTATCAAGCAGTCATGGAAATGAGCCAAATCGTCAAAGAAATCAACAGTAACTGTGACTTTACCTTCAAACCATGCTTCCTTTATACACAAGATCCTCGTAAAGTAGACTATATGGCGGATGAATGTAAATCACGTCAGGCGATCGGAATTCATTGCGAACTGTTTACATCAGAAACACACCAAAATGAATTTAGCTTCAACTTCGAAGTAGGTGTCTATTCACATTACGGAGCAGCCATCATTAACCCTGTTCAATTTACACGTGATTTAATTGATTACAATGTAAAAAAAGGACTGCAAGTGTTTGAAAATACAAATATCGTTGACTATAACTTATCCTCACGTCAAAGTGTCTTAATAACAGAGCAAGAATTCACCATTACAGCTGATAAAGTGATTATCTGTACAGGATATGATGCATTAGAATGGTTCAAACATGAAAAGCCATTCTATACACTTAGCCGCAGTTTTGCTGTTTTAACGAAACCTGTGGAAAACTTCCACGGATGGAAAGAAGCGTGTATCATTCGTGATGATCAAGACCCATACACTTATATTCGTCCAACCTTAAGTAACTCGATTATTATCGGTGGAGAAGATTTAGAAATCGATGACTTAGATGGTGAAGTAGCAAACATGGGAGATCGCCACCCATTAGCCTTACAACAATATCATCAATTACTACGTCGCGTGCGCCGTATGTTCCCGCAAATCGAAAATATTAAAACAGATTGCTGGTTCCACGGATTATTCGTCGATACAAAAGATGGACTTCCATTCATCGGGAAACACCCAGATTATCCAGGCGCTTACTTCAACCTTGGATACGGATCAAATGGGATGCTTTACTCTTTAATCGGAGCTAAATTAATTTCTCAAGACGTAGCTGGGAAAAATCCAAAAGAACTAGAAATCTTCAAATTCAATCGTTATTAA
- a CDS encoding dipeptidase, whose product MIFDTHTDILYNIVEKRLRGQRGIVESYHIPELLEGNVTGGIWTYYTDVNQLLHNNFDQAIHYIIEELEESPDVQVVTAKGDWADHKVNVILGLESLASLRDIDHLVEIYEKGFRHAMLTWNEKNQFATGIGCKDGTGLSLLGCELIEKMNELGMVIDVSHASIQTFEDILSVTKEPVIASHSNCYSITPHPRNLTDEQIKEIALVDGVIGVTAVPHFTNQLKPDVESLVDHIDYLRELVGTRHIALGFDFMNYLGDGHLESNLIDCQSASSANNVIDELVNRGYSSMDIDGITHVNAKRVINHILKD is encoded by the coding sequence TTGATTTTCGATACGCACACGGATATTTTATATAATATTGTTGAGAAGCGTTTAAGAGGACAACGTGGTATTGTTGAGTCATATCATATTCCTGAGTTATTAGAAGGGAATGTGACTGGGGGAATTTGGACGTACTATACTGATGTTAATCAGCTATTACATAATAATTTTGATCAAGCAATTCATTATATTATAGAGGAACTAGAAGAGTCACCCGATGTTCAAGTAGTAACCGCCAAAGGGGATTGGGCTGATCATAAAGTCAATGTGATTTTAGGACTTGAAAGTTTAGCATCGCTTCGAGATATCGATCATTTAGTTGAAATTTACGAAAAAGGATTTAGACATGCGATGTTAACTTGGAATGAAAAGAATCAATTTGCAACTGGGATTGGTTGTAAGGATGGGACAGGGTTATCACTATTAGGATGTGAGTTGATTGAAAAGATGAATGAGCTTGGAATGGTGATTGATGTTTCTCATGCTAGTATTCAAACGTTTGAGGATATTTTATCGGTAACAAAAGAGCCTGTCATTGCCTCTCATTCGAATTGTTACTCAATTACTCCTCATCCAAGAAATTTAACCGATGAGCAAATTAAAGAAATTGCTTTGGTAGATGGTGTTATTGGCGTGACGGCAGTACCGCATTTTACGAATCAATTAAAGCCAGATGTGGAATCCCTCGTTGATCATATTGATTATCTGAGAGAGTTAGTTGGTACACGACATATTGCACTTGGATTTGATTTTATGAATTACTTAGGAGATGGTCATTTAGAATCAAACTTAATCGATTGTCAAAGTGCATCCTCAGCAAATAATGTCATTGATGAACTCGTTAATCGAGGATATAGTAGTATGGATATTGATGGGATTACCCATGTAAATGCGAAGCGTGTCATTAATCATATTCTAAAAGATTAA